GCAATTTATCCCAAAAATATCCAATAAAGTGGTCATCTAAAATATAGTAGTTTAGATTACGTTTAGTGCATGTTTTggcataaaaattatgaaaattgaaggaacaaaaaagaggaagtattttagtttttcttttttctagttGAAAATAGTATTTGAAAAATTGAGTTGTATTTGAACATAAATACGAATTGAAATTATCTTTGAATTTTTGTGGATACTTTAAAgtaaaaattgtgaaaatataagttttttaaatCCCAAAAACTCTCAATATTCAACTTAAAATTGAattctcaatttatttatttatttttttaaaaaaaaacattgtccACATCAATACGAAAATTGATCTAGTTAGAAATTTATATTTGAGataatcttttaatttatttttgaggaATGCCAATTATTTTCTCACCAAACCtcattaaaaataactttatatatataaagttgtGTTTGTCTTAAATACTGATTAATCCCAAAATTAAACCTTTTTTTAGCAGGAATTTCAGACCACAAAGGATAAAGTTAAATTGCTAAAAGATATATAATACAGTTAAAGTAGGTTTCAACTTTATAATTTCAcgatatacatattttttatacCATCAATTAAacgtataatatataataatataataatacgGTGACCTAAATTGAcattaaatagaaaatatatattaatattgtaaGAATTTCTTAcccttttattattatattatactataacGATTTATTACTTTAACCTTTTAGCTTACGATAATAATACTTAATAATATACACGTCAAAATTATTGAAAGTGTAATAATTCTTTATATTGTCAGTATATTACATAAACTCAAAATCCTACTTGTACTAATAAGATGATATTTATCCTTTATTATATATTGAGTCCTTTCGAAATTTGAACTCTTAATATCtcgaataaaaataattttttttttttgttaaattagaATCATAGTATAATTagtacatagtttaattttgTAGTAGTCATCTAGGATTCATAATCCTTAGCCactatgtcttttttttttctttctatataaACGTATcaaacttcaaaaaatttattatattcttcTTCTAGCTCTctcaatcttttatttttattgattgatcaataaaaaataaaaatatggtttcaagaagaactagatttttttgtttgttttttttagtttcatcatgtttttttaatttgtctAATTCAGATGAATTAAAAGTTATGGTGAAAGGAGTTACATCTATAGCTCAAACAGATGATAATTTCATATGTGCAACATTAGATTGGTGGCcagaaaataaatgtgattaTAATCAATGTCCATGGGGAAAAGCTGGTCTTCTTAAtctggtaaatatttttttcgatttttattatttatctaaGTTTTGTAAATTCGTTCAtatgtaaatttatttcttGTGAATCAAGAGTAGCTTGAAAACAAGCTTGCTCTTTAGGTCTTGCGACTATACtggttatgttgttgttatgcaggaggaaaaaaaataggacatttatttttttaattgatttattttaatttattttatgtttttgaattaTGTAGGATTTGAAAAACAGGATTCTTACAAACGCTGTTAAAGGTTAGTAGTACTAGTAATATGTTGCtctaatttctttattattattatatgggcacgaaaatatttttttttaaaaaatgtgatatCTATTAATATAGGtcgatataattttaaaattattaaatttttattctttgaaCAAGAATCTAGCCTTCAAACCATCATgttcatttaaattttgtatttttaacgTGAATATAGATTTGTGTATGGCAATTCGTTAATATTTTAACGAATATTAGATAtgaagttataattttaattgtacTATGGTCTATGAGTTTAGTAATAAGTATCTTATATCTTGAACTTCATcaagtttaaattttgaatctattatcgattaacaaaataatatttttaaaattttaaattagagTTTAATTATGGAAAGTTGTCGTTAACTTGGATGTTCTTTTTCATGCCCAATCTTGTTTTTAGTCTTAAAAAAAAGATGGTAAATATAcgttatatttaaattttttttttgcttctaaataatattttataattttaattttttgcagCATTTAATCCACTAAGACTCAGAATAGGAGGTTCATTACAAGATCAAGTTTATTACAAAGTTGGAAATTACCCCAAAAATTGctcaaattttgagaaaaaatctGATGGACTCTTTGGATTTAGTGATGGATGTCTTCACATGAATAGATGGGATGAATTGCATGACATGTTCAACAAAACAGGGTAAGTAAAAAGCATCTCGTGTTCACGTAGGGTTCAAAATTAACGTGACTCGTGACTTATAGATCATACAAAGACTAATGTTGTTTCACAGCTTTCCATATTTggccttattttattttattctattcaTAGTTATGCATGAATTATTTATCTAATAATAAACATTAACTTACGATTAACCAAACATGATATTATTTATGCAGAGCCGCGATAACATTTTCATTCAATGCTTTAATTGGAAGAATACCATCAGATGAAAATAATACAACTCTTTGGGTTGGAGATTGGAATCATTACAATGCAAAATCATTGATGAAATACACTATCAATAAGGGATACAAAATTGACTCATATGAGTtaggtaaaataaataaattttatcgctaaacaacaaaaaaaaatcgtttttttctttacatgtttatatataaaaaaaatactaacattAATTTTTGTTAGGTAATGAGCTTTGTGGAAGTGGAGTTGCTGCAAAAATAAAGGCTCATCAATATGGTAATGATGTTAAGAAATTGAAGAAACTTGTCACACATATGTATCCTAATCCTGCTTATAGACCAAAAATCTTGGCCCCTGGTGGATTTTATGATCAAAAATGGTTCCAAGAGTTCCTTGAAACAACCGGACCGGGCGTTGTCGATGGATTGACACATCATATTTACAACCTTGGAGCAGGTATGTAATACTAATGTATGTTGTTAGTATTCCGAGGCAGATTCAGGATTTGAACTGGCGTGTTAAAAGAATGTTTGTATTGTTACATTGTAGGTGTTGATCCAACTTTGATTGACAAACTTCAGAATCCATTTTTCCTAAGTCAAATAGCTCAAACATTTAAGAATGTTGATAATGATGCTAAGTTGTTTTCACCATCATCTGGACCTTGGGTTGGTGAATCTGGTGGAGCTTATAATAGTGGTGGCAAAACCACTTCACACACCTTCGTTAACGGCTTCTGGTAACTCTTCATATCAAGCCTGATAAAACGTGATAACACGTAAAACGAATGTGTCTTATGTTAGTATTGGTGTTATTGTAGGTACTTGGATCAATTGGGAATGACATCAACATTCAACCATAAGGTATACTGCAGACAATCTTTAATAGGAGGAAACTATGGTCTTCTCAACACAACAAGTTTCATCCCAAATCCAGATTACTATGGGTACTTAAAACGCGATTCTCGTAATCTAAAATTTACTTATTTCACACTAAAGTTTAGGTATCTTACAAGTTTCTTGATGATATCTGCAGTGCTCTTCTATGGCATAAGCTTATGGGAAAGAATGTGCTTTCTATTACTCATGAAGGCTCTCCCTACATCCGCACTTACGCACATTGCTCAAAGACAAGTGTAAGTTACAACAACACTATCAAAGATTTCAACTTTACCATGGTCTTTTTCGGAACAGTCTCGGTAAGACCTTAGGTCTGCATACACTTTTTCTGAAACTTTTTTGTTGGTCTTTCAGGGTATTACAGTTCTACTAATCAACATGGATAAGTCAACTACCTTTGATGTCTCTGTTGTCGATGACTTGAATATGTACGCTGAAGGTGTTGCGTCTGTTGAGTATATAAATCCAAATCCTGATAGTGTTGATTCTATGCATCCAAGAGAAGAGTACCATTTGACTCCAAAAGATGGAAACATTCAGAGTGATGTCTTGTTGCTAAAtggaactccattgaagctcaCTTCCTCATTGGACATCCCGGTAATGAAGCCTAAGCTCGTTGATCCAACGTTGCCCATCAGTGTTGCTCCTCAATCTATCGTCTTTGCTACCCTGAGAGGGTTCCAGGCTCCTGCTTGTGCATAGAGAATTCACAGAGTTTAATctattagtttagttttttagATATGGATAAATACATTAGGTCCTTCTTATATGTTTAGAGAAGTTTCAGATTaaactttagtttattttattgttttagtaAAGTTGTTTTATATTACATTGTTAGTTTTGCTGTCTTTATTTCTTGTGTTGGTTTCTGATTAAGGATTTGAATCTATATAAACCTGAAAAGAACTCAAGATTCCTACTTTTTCAACTTCCTCGACATACCTAAAGTATCGCGGTTTTTCGAGTTTCATACCTAACTATCCTACCTGAACTGAGGTGTGCTTTGATAAATAGCAGGTGATAGTTCAAGTATGAAACTCATAAAACCGGGATactttaggtgtgtttttgaccGTTAACTCTTAAACGGAATTTGAATCTCTTCAAGAAAAAGCAAAGCATTTATAGCACAAGAAAAGAATGTTTGATAACTTTTGTTTGAAGATCCAAAACCAAAGCCTTACATGGCAAAGATACCTTAACTTAATCATTAAAATTCCTTCAAAAGCAGCAAAGCTTTTATACCTGACAAAAaagcttctttttttcttgtgcttctccaaaaaaaagtttcaacttTTTATCTGATCTTTGAAATAGCTTTTTAATATAAGGCTCCATTACACAAAGAAATAATGGATATGCTTAAGCAAATAAGGTAATGAACGTCAATTCAAATTCTAGCATcataaagaaaaacttttttgATCGTGTTGCAATTAACACAACTGTTCTAGGGTGAAGTTTACCGGTATaggagaagaagagagaggTGGCAGCAGCAGAGATAGAACAATACCACCACAGAAAACTCAACCTTTTAAAGGTAGTAACTCAGACTCGAAATCTAAATCGTAGGAAAACAAGAACATCCTAAAagctttttttgtttttgtttttttgacaGAAACAAAAAGAATACCTAGCTGGTTGCACAGACCGTTTATAAGGACAATGAGTCGTGATTATGATTCCAGTGATAGCATTGATTATCCAGCTGCGGTGGCAGCAGCTGCATTTGCTGTAACATCAATTGAAGAAGAGAGTGAATATGACCACAGAAGGACAAATAGTGGAGGTGATAAACCTTTGACAAAGATCAAAAGTAAAGGAGAGGATATTGCTAAGAAACCTGAAAAGCTCTCAGGTAGGAAGAAATTTCCGATGATTCCTCGTCCTTCTTAGTTCATAATTAAGAATCATAATAAACAAGCTGTAGATGGAATGAGGATTAGAGGACGTGGTTACAAACCATGATGTCAGGGGCTCAAATCCCTCCTCTCCTACAACTGGTCCAAAATGAAAATACTTTACCCCACCGGGGAGTAGGAAACCCCACCCTTCTCCTCTCAAATACACATCTTCGTGATTTCTATCCAAAGGCCACTTAGACATTGAATAATTGAATTACTAAATTGCGAGATgaataaacaataaaatcaagaaacagGTTCAACAAATAGTTCAAACCGTTGGATTTCTTAGTTAAATAATGAGGACTAGTCAATAGTCATTTTATTTATCATCCTAACATGTTTCGCATTTTCTTCTTACTTGTAACAGATGAAGCTTCAAAATCAAGTTCAAAACTTCCATATAGAAGTGAGCCAATAGGGTCAACAACAATCAATCCAGAGCCAGTTAAATCTGTGCCATCTATTAAGAAGAAACCAACTTTTGGAGATACCAAACCTGAAAGTGAAGTTGTTGGAAAGCTCAAAAAAGTTCCATCCATTAAGAGAACGCCGACGTTTGGAGAAAGCACCCCTGAAAGCGAAGTTGCTGAAAAGGCCAAAAAAGCTCCATCCATTAAGAAAACGCCAACATTTGGAGATAGCAAACCTGAAAGTGAAGTTGCTGAAAAGGCCAAAAGAGCTCCATCCATGAAGAGAGCATCTACATTTCCAGACCAAAGCATCGATATCAGACCTCCCAAGGCTCCTGAGGTTCCTGTTTCCGCTCCTGCTGTTCAGCCAACTAGGCAATTTTCCTCACAACCAGGCATGGCTAAAGCGCCAAATACAATAAAGCCTGCAAGTGGAAATTCTCAGGCAGATATCTGGGAGAAAgaagaaatggagaaaatcaGGATAAGGTACCTTGCTAAACTGATGCCTTGCCATTGACATCACACTAGAAAACCTTCACTTATACCTTTTTCTCCGAAAAGGACAGTGAAAGTGATATACCTGCATATTGACAATAACATTTCATTGTTCTATTATATGAACCACTTGTTACCCTTTTACTAAGAAGAGAAGCTTCAGGTACAAGAAGCTCATAAATGAAATTGTGGACTGGGAGactaagaagaagaagaaagcaaaGCGCAACTTGGAGAAAGTTGAGGTTGATTCtatcttaaaattttcttatagtTGATCTTCTGGTATTCATTTATTTACCAACTACATAATGAATGAAATTACAGGCTGAACtattatcaaatgaaaaaatgaaattacagGCTGAATTAGACAGGCGTAGGGCAAAAGCCAGGAAACATTTCAACGATGAGGTTGGAAGGATTGAAAGCATTGCAGGAGGGGCCAAAGAACAAGCAGATCAACATCGAAAGAACGAAGAGCTAAAGGTGTTAGAGAAGGCAAATAAGATCAGAGTCACTGGAAAAATGCCATCAACttgttcatgcttttaaaaGTACCATTCATAAGAAATCTGTAAAAAATGTAAATTGGTAGATCCAAATTTATTGGAGAAACATGAAAATATACTAAGGCACAATATTCGCCGTGTATAAGCTTTCATAACATCATCACAAATCAATAGTGATGTCAAGTTGTAATTCTCCGGAGGGAAATAAATCTATCTCAATGCAGTTATAGTAGAAAGAGCAACCCCACGATATCATTCATCCATTAACAATAGCAGATACAAACTTTGAAGGAAAATTAACCTTAACCTCCACAAAAACCAACAACTATTTACACCATCTCTTGAAATGAAAACTAAGATCAAACTGATGAGACATTGTTTACTAGTGCAAACAGTACTATGTATTACATCCTCGAAACTCTAAAAAGTAATCCTCAAACAAATTGAACAGATATACTTCAAGAAGTAATCTCTCTCACCAGCCAATCTAGAGCAGGATAAGCGAAGTATATAACTAGCAAAGATGGAAGTCCAA
The window above is part of the Solanum pennellii chromosome 5, SPENNV200 genome. Proteins encoded here:
- the LOC107019237 gene encoding heparanase-like protein 2, translated to MVSRRTRFFCLFFLVSSCFFNLSNSDELKVMVKGVTSIAQTDDNFICATLDWWPENKCDYNQCPWGKAGLLNLDLKNRILTNAVKAFNPLRLRIGGSLQDQVYYKVGNYPKNCSNFEKKSDGLFGFSDGCLHMNRWDELHDMFNKTGAAITFSFNALIGRIPSDENNTTLWVGDWNHYNAKSLMKYTINKGYKIDSYELGNELCGSGVAAKIKAHQYGNDVKKLKKLVTHMYPNPAYRPKILAPGGFYDQKWFQEFLETTGPGVVDGLTHHIYNLGAGVDPTLIDKLQNPFFLSQIAQTFKNVDNDAKLFSPSSGPWVGESGGAYNSGGKTTSHTFVNGFWYLDQLGMTSTFNHKVYCRQSLIGGNYGLLNTTSFIPNPDYYGALLWHKLMGKNVLSITHEGSPYIRTYAHCSKTSGITVLLINMDKSTTFDVSVVDDLNMYAEGVASVEYINPNPDSVDSMHPREEYHLTPKDGNIQSDVLLLNGTPLKLTSSLDIPVMKPKLVDPTLPISVAPQSIVFATLRGFQAPACA
- the LOC107018451 gene encoding eukaryotic translation initiation factor 5B isoform X3, producing MSRDYDSSDSIDYPAAVAAAAFAVTSIEEESEYDHRRTNSGGDKPLTKIKSKGEDIAKKPEKLSDEASKSSSKLPYRSEPIGSTTINPEPVKSVPSIKKKPTFGDTKPESEVVGKLKKVPSIKRTPTFGESTPESEVAEKAKKAPSIKKTPTFGDSKPESEVAEKAKRAPSMKRASTFPDQSIDIRPPKAPEVPVSAPAVQPTRQFSSQPGMAKAPNTIKPASGNSQADIWEKEEMEKIRIRYKKLINEIVDWETKKKKKAKRNLEKVEAELLSNEKMKLQAELDRRRAKARKHFNDEVGRIESIAGGAKEQADQHRKNEELKVLEKANKIRVTGKMPSTCSCF
- the LOC107018451 gene encoding uncharacterized protein At3g61260 isoform X2, yielding MDMLKQIRVKFTGIGEEERGGSSRDRTIPPQKTQPFKETKRIPSWLHRPFIRTMSRDYDSSDSIDYPAAVAAAAFAVTSIEEESEYDHRRTNSGGDKPLTKIKSKGEDIAKKPEKLSDEASKSSSKLPYRSEPIGSTTINPEPVKSVPSIKKKPTFGDTKPESEVVGKLKKVPSIKRTPTFGESTPESEVAEKAKKAPSIKKTPTFGDSKPESEVAEKAKRAPSMKRASTFPDQSIDIRPPKAPEVPVSAPAVQPTRQFSSQPGMAKAPNTIKPASGNSQADIWEKEEMEKIRIRYKKLINEIVDWETKKKKKAKRNLEKVEAELDRRRAKARKHFNDEVGRIESIAGGAKEQADQHRKNEELKVLEKANKIRVTGKMPSTCSCF
- the LOC107018451 gene encoding eukaryotic translation initiation factor 5B isoform X1; translation: MDMLKQIRVKFTGIGEEERGGSSRDRTIPPQKTQPFKETKRIPSWLHRPFIRTMSRDYDSSDSIDYPAAVAAAAFAVTSIEEESEYDHRRTNSGGDKPLTKIKSKGEDIAKKPEKLSDEASKSSSKLPYRSEPIGSTTINPEPVKSVPSIKKKPTFGDTKPESEVVGKLKKVPSIKRTPTFGESTPESEVAEKAKKAPSIKKTPTFGDSKPESEVAEKAKRAPSMKRASTFPDQSIDIRPPKAPEVPVSAPAVQPTRQFSSQPGMAKAPNTIKPASGNSQADIWEKEEMEKIRIRYKKLINEIVDWETKKKKKAKRNLEKVEAELLSNEKMKLQAELDRRRAKARKHFNDEVGRIESIAGGAKEQADQHRKNEELKVLEKANKIRVTGKMPSTCSCF